A region of the Hydra vulgaris chromosome 12, alternate assembly HydraT2T_AEP genome:
CTTTTGTGCTGTTCAAAAGCTTTTGTGGGTGTTCAAATTGTTCTAATCGAgaaaaaagtaaatctttttttcgtTTACCAAAAGTAGTTTTCAAGGTGAAGAaggtaaaaatttatcaaaagagcGTAGAGATAAATAGCTAAATGTACAGTTAAATTATTTAGGTATATAACGTACTTCCTTGTGAGATGACTGTTTTATTTGATATCGATGACTATTATATTTGATACGGGTTAATgacctaaaaaaaactttttcttaaatatatgtttCTTGTCATACTATACTATAGAGATGTAAATTACGACTAGAGTATACATGGtgagttaaatattattaaaagtagtaAATTATCACTATAAAAATGctacataataataatttgtatgaCAAAGTAAATGCTTTAACTTCGGTTAAcgtatgttttatataatttcttcgTCTGGGTTAACAAAAAATGCATGACTGTTCAATttgtctacttatttaacgtgACTTAATACGTTAAATAAGTAAACTTACGCGTGCGCAGAAAATCAttgtctacttatttaacgtgACACCGGACgcatattttgaaaccctatacAGGCTCAAATTAGGCCGTAATATGAGCAATCTGATTCGCTGATTTTGAAAGAGAGGCAATTGCGCTTTCgttgaaaagtttaattaaattcaaaacaagcAGATTTACCGtagttaaaagaaatatattctGATGACTATGGAtcaatatttagaaataaatttctaaatattgATAAACTAAGTTTACTAATCCAAGTCTTGTGTTAACATCAACACAGAGGTTTTAACTTAGTACTCTTCAGAGCTTTTAAAAGGTATCAAAATCTGTTTGAACAAGAAAATTTTCACTCGTAAAATCTCAAAATTTCAATGAAGTTTATATGTTAATAGAGATTTTAtctgttgttaatttaaagaaataaaaaaaaagatgtattaAAGTAAACTTGAAAAAATCTGTACTTGTATTTCTcttaaaaaagaattctttgAAGCATACTCATATCAAAGTTTATATGGAGTTGTACCAGACTACTGGtgaaatactttatttatacttgTTGATTATAATGAGTTGAACGTTAgagttttcaaaaagaaaatctgTACTGATTGCAAAACTAGGTTCCATGTTCCATGTGAATATATTAATTCTGAGGAGATttagttttcatattttgtttCAATCTTAATTTTGAGGAGACTGatatgatttttattacatagctctaataaaacaaaatccttaaaccatttaaatactttttgaagatttaaaaagtttggcGGGCtacttttacttatataaaaaagatgaaaaattggATATTAATActctatttgaaaatttaacaaataaggTGAAATTTATGcttgaaacaaaaaacattgtcaaaATTAACAGAAGTTTCTGTTTATCCAAATCCAATTGAAAGACAAAAAGTTATCACTTGTCTGCAAGTGTTTTGCGATGAAACATTGTCAGCATTAAAAAGTCATCCAGACCTGCATGAAAATGAAGGGACGATTATTTTCATCTCTAAAGTCGTTGAATTTTGGAAAATTTGTAATGTTCACAGTCCATATGCAGACATTTGTTTGAAAGATTCTAATCGAAGTGCTATTGCTTCTGCTAATGATGACAATTTAAGCAAACTTTCAGCAACGGGTCATTTGcaatacaaatgaaaaaaatagaaaaaggaaaaagtgTCAAATTACTAACAAGAGACACTGCTAATTGTTTAGCTCAGACCTGTTATGGTTTGGTTCAGTTGTCAAAATATCTTTTAGATACAACTCATCAGTATGTATTATTAGGCAACTTTACAACAGATCCATTAGAAAAGCTCTTCGGAAAATTAAGACAAGGCTCAGGAGGAACTTCTTTTATTTCCGTTCAACAAGTTCTTGAAAAAGTAACTATATACCGTACTAAGTTGCTATTAAAGTTTGAGAAAAGTTCAGATGTGTTAGCCAATCTAGGTTCAGATCACTCTAGTccaaaatgtaaatttttaccAAGCGAGGGTATTTGCAACGTTATTGACAATTTATCTGCTCTGTGTGATTCATTGACTGTTGATATTAAAATGTCATTAGTTTATATTGCTGGGTACATTATTTGTGAAGATGAAAATCCAGTTGACACCTTTTATTTCTGTGAAGCGTATGGAAATTTTGTAAAGGACATAAATCGAGGAGGTTTAACAATTCCTGGTGACAAAGTCTGTCAATGGGCAACTTGCtgttacattcttttttattaagtatataatgACACTTGTCGGTCATCACTGTGTAACCTCCTTATGATGCTATCAGAATTTTATTCATTAGGTATGCAAAGACATCATGGATTAACAatgacaaatattttatttaataattattgtcGACTCTATTCACCTCGTCCCCACAAGGAGCCAAAGCAGAAGTTGATAAAGCgcaaagtaaaatttttgcaatgtttttaacaaaaactgtaaaatagtGTTTagtaaaatatctaaaaagcttgtatttactttttattctcTAAAgattttatctcttttttctcaaaaatttatttttaatacttataaaacCCATTAATAAATTGTGATAAATGTTAATATGAAATTATAGcaaaatataaatctatatatactAAATCGTTCAAACATAATTAGATTTAGGtacatttaagttaatttaaatttttataaatgttattgttaGTTATATTACAATGTtagttataaacaaaattatataaaaaaaaaagaataaattcatcttttcactttttataagttacttttagTAGATATATCATACAAACATTAAATTCATGCAAAAATCACCTAACTGAAAATGTAAACTACtgaaaattaatgtttttaatcttGCTTCCAGTTTTTTACGCAAGTTGGCAAGGCCTGTTATATAGTAAGCCATGGATTGCGCATATCGCTACCTTTTCTAAGCCTATATAGGGTTTCAAAAAATGCACACCGGGCATAGAGCGTGGATATACGCGCTGCCATTTATCATTAATACGGCGAAAGCAGACCCATCTAAATGATCAATTCTCATGACAAGTTTTTACGTCACGGAATTTGTTCCATGGTctatgcaaacttttaaaaaaatgataaggCAAATAGTTAAGCAACAAAAGGCAGagaaaaaaaacactaattGACTAAGCGTTTTGAGTATTGTTCTGCTTTACGTGAACAAAGTTTAAGCAAAATTCCTGAAGTTTTAATTCACACAAACCTGACTAATTACTCAGTAAAAGCTATCGCTTTTTTTTGTTCACCCGGCCAAAACCCAATAGTTTTGATGACACAAAAACTTgcgattttttatattttgtcatGCAAGGTACGAAAAAAAAAGGATCATATTATTTGcaccaaaatatatatatttctatacttAGCTtcgtaatttaaatttagattgaAACCAAATCTGCTAGGAATAATTGTAGTTTTAGCAGATTTACCTAAATTGTACAGAAAACTCTAAAAGTTGCCAATCGACAGTGTCAATTTACACCATGTTAATTTtgttagataattaaaaattaatatttacttttagaTTTTCATAGCGCAAAGATATTAGCATGGGGATTATGTATTgcagttttgaaaaacaacgacaacaaaaaacaaagataaGTACGATGATTCTTAATCTGCTATTGGATCAACAGTTGATTTTTCTGACACATAAATACCGTCTAAAAATTTTCTGATATCTTTGTTCTTGGCACGTACTGCTTGATTAATTAAggcagctaaaaaaaaaaagaagtaaaaactaaaaactaaatacttttttttgaaatctgaataagaatttcaatttaaatcattttaagtCTAACAAACTCTTCAAAATGCAATTTAGtgcttttgttaatattttattaaacattgttttagttACCTGCAGTTTAGATAGATATATAACAAGCAAAttgtataatttgatattagtTAATTTTCACTAGGTATGATTTAGTTACTAAGtattgtttagttatttaatatagTTCAGTTAGAATGTTGACTGAGTAacatatattacatttgttCCCATTATCGTAATTAGGTAGGcttctttttgtaaattttatactttttaattttttttttaatatgtactttaaagtacatattttatagatttaataattataattaaataagtttagatttctttaatttgataaaaaatagcgtcttttttataactttgtttccTATAGTTTTCGctgtttaaataaagtttgagGTCGTCAGAATATATGGCGGAGGAGAGGGGTTAGCAATTTTGAGGCAATTCGCTATATAGGGAAGGGTAATCAATTTTGTAACACGAAATTACTTTATACTACTTTccttttaaattcaaaatattatggtatttaaagttaaaaattgtgggatgtaatttatggacgacacCTAAGGAAGACATTATACATGtgaatgtttaaagttttaatcttttttattccagttttaaaaaatgctattaaaaaaGTAACGTGGTAATGTTTATAGAtcttagtaaatttttaatgagcttctttttacttttactagAGTAAACTTTTCGACTAATCACACCTATTTGTACTTGAATAAAATATACCCTAAGTAACAGTACTTTTTCTTGAGCACAAAATTTTGTTACCTctggttatttattattgttttatatttcttatacATATTATTGCTGTAAttgtaagttttaacatttgaaataaatgaaaaaatccTTTACCAcaaacaactttaatttttgaaatacaaaactaactaaaaaaaaattcattaaacaaACACTTAGTCTCAAAAAGTCTAAACATTACATACTccatacataaattttttgaaaaactgattgcttaaaaaatttaacttaccAGAATTTGAGACCAACTCAATATCATTTCCatcaataataatttcatcttTAGTTCCTGATAACATGCAGACAACACCTGGTTTCATCTTTACAACTCGATTGTATTTTTCACCAAGATAGTTTCTAATTTCTACTACGCGCCCTTCTTCCATTATATTTAGATTAATGGGAAAATGAGCATAAACTGATCGCATTTTGTATCGAAAACCCtgattaacaaataaaaaacacttatataATCATTACTTTAAAACGTAATAGAATATAGCGGCTTTCATTATAGTTTTCTTAGCATATCAGCAAGTAAATGGTATCAGGGGTAAATGATATCttaagcatttatttaaaaattgatatattaaatttcaaataccTAGATAATATTAACTACTTGAGAGATCCCTAACATTTAACAAatcaaaatcttaaaataatgcTTTCATCAAACCCATTATCTATATTGTAACAAAGTACAGAAATGTTTAggggaaaaaataaatttttttccttaaatttattagatttattaaataaattgattgtCAAAGTATTAACTAAGTTATTgtgaattaaaactttttaatcccattaaaaatgaaaacaaaattaaataa
Encoded here:
- the LOC100198765 gene encoding large ribosomal subunit protein uL6, with protein sequence MKTVLASETIVIPDGVTLEMNGRSITVKGRRGTLHRNFNHLNLELTFINKKTIRVDVWFALRKQLACLRTICSHINNMIKGVQYGFRYKMRSVYAHFPINLNIMEEGRVVEIRNYLGEKYNRVVKMKPGVVCMLSGTKDEIIIDGNDIELVSNSAALINQAVRAKNKDIRKFLDGIYVSEKSTVDPIAD